A single genomic interval of Synergistaceae bacterium harbors:
- the gspD gene encoding type II secretion system secretin GspD — protein sequence MRVRFIKILIILLSIALLSDLSSSSVESATRRISRTTPRNNNTPAPPAQPAPPRPAQNQPAAQPQSGQGDAMTPEQEQALMDSAAAMRRAGLVQFNFKDFDLVRFMRFMSEVLQENIIVPPNINSKITIISPHPVTIKEAREVMLSTLQMYNFSLQNMGSYSIVRQGGNSPSPNVFRSKTGPGPGEETVTYIVPIDYVTIESLLPAIQQAFGSSLVALAVGNGRDILLQGRAIDVNKGVELIRKMDTPQSARLSKTFEINNGDPGTIAAQLNAIAQSNGPLQGLNAIADVPSKKVVVVGSSSAIDKAARIISDLDVDPKIGDFHIYKLKNIDATAAAEQVGKVLASTNTMLGADSAKFTAAVVPDVATNSLIFAATQRQYDALVPILDAIDIQPRQILLRGFIAEINVTNLDRNGIDWSILGGQMWDNLLLGGNMSLGEGSVPSQFMTWFNDLSKREELLERNGSTYTVTNYQPMGLMYATIELLKRYDAVNVLSVPRLMCTDNKESTFKVGNVIPVMKGSTSDLTNPNSIQNNYDYKDTGLTLTVTPHIRSGNLVAMDIKQTTEDVMTASGVTTPTTSKREVITSVVVADGETIILGGMIKETEKSMKRKVPGLSYIPLIGGLFQKLSKEKEKVDFVIFLTPQIIESPEEMRHATMRAAGFARGFVSPDMNFDVNKLMPDNARPDLTNIGASPVEADIDARFRDMYQRSLRRK from the coding sequence TTGAGAGTAAGATTTATAAAAATTTTGATTATATTATTGAGTATAGCTTTATTAAGTGATTTATCAAGTTCTAGCGTGGAGTCAGCTACACGGAGAATTAGCAGAACAACACCTAGAAATAATAATACGCCTGCACCGCCTGCACAACCTGCACCGCCGAGACCTGCACAAAATCAGCCGGCAGCTCAACCGCAATCAGGACAAGGCGACGCAATGACTCCAGAGCAGGAACAAGCATTAATGGATTCTGCCGCAGCTATGAGACGAGCGGGACTCGTACAATTTAATTTTAAGGATTTCGATTTAGTCAGATTTATGCGCTTTATGTCTGAAGTCTTGCAAGAAAATATAATTGTGCCTCCAAATATAAATTCTAAAATAACTATAATTTCGCCTCATCCTGTTACTATAAAAGAAGCCCGCGAAGTCATGTTATCAACTTTGCAGATGTATAATTTTTCGCTGCAAAACATGGGCAGTTATTCAATAGTTCGTCAGGGCGGTAATAGTCCGTCGCCTAATGTCTTCAGGAGCAAAACAGGCCCCGGACCCGGTGAAGAAACTGTAACATATATAGTCCCGATTGATTATGTAACAATTGAAAGTTTATTACCGGCTATTCAACAAGCATTTGGATCGAGTCTCGTAGCTTTGGCAGTTGGTAACGGGCGCGATATTTTATTACAGGGCCGGGCTATTGATGTTAATAAAGGCGTTGAGTTAATCCGCAAAATGGACACGCCTCAAAGTGCAAGATTAAGCAAGACATTTGAAATCAATAACGGAGATCCGGGTACTATAGCAGCACAATTAAACGCAATCGCTCAATCAAATGGCCCTCTTCAGGGATTAAATGCCATTGCCGACGTTCCAAGCAAAAAAGTTGTAGTTGTCGGGAGTTCAAGCGCAATCGATAAGGCCGCCCGCATAATTAGTGATTTAGACGTTGACCCGAAAATAGGCGATTTTCACATTTACAAGTTAAAGAATATTGACGCAACCGCCGCCGCCGAACAAGTCGGGAAAGTTTTAGCTTCAACAAATACAATGCTGGGAGCTGACTCGGCAAAATTCACAGCTGCTGTAGTTCCTGATGTTGCTACTAACAGTTTAATTTTTGCTGCGACTCAGAGACAATATGACGCACTTGTCCCGATTCTTGACGCTATTGATATACAGCCTAGACAGATTTTATTACGAGGCTTTATTGCTGAAATCAACGTAACAAATTTAGATCGCAACGGTATAGACTGGTCAATCTTAGGCGGTCAAATGTGGGATAATTTATTGCTGGGCGGTAATATGTCGCTCGGCGAGGGGTCAGTGCCTTCACAGTTCATGACATGGTTCAATGATTTGTCAAAGCGTGAGGAATTACTTGAGCGCAATGGATCTACTTATACAGTTACAAATTATCAGCCTATGGGATTAATGTATGCCACGATTGAATTATTAAAGCGTTATGACGCAGTTAATGTATTGTCAGTGCCTCGCTTAATGTGTACTGATAACAAAGAAAGCACGTTCAAAGTCGGTAATGTTATTCCCGTTATGAAGGGGTCTACTTCTGATTTAACGAATCCGAATTCTATTCAGAATAATTATGACTATAAAGATACGGGCTTGACTCTCACAGTTACACCTCATATCAGGAGCGGGAATCTTGTCGCAATGGATATAAAGCAGACTACTGAAGATGTTATGACTGCTTCAGGAGTTACTACTCCGACTACTTCAAAGCGTGAAGTTATTACTTCTGTTGTAGTTGCAGACGGTGAGACTATAATTTTAGGCGGCATGATCAAGGAAACGGAAAAATCAATGAAGCGTAAAGTCCCCGGCTTGTCTTATATTCCGTTAATAGGCGGACTCTTTCAGAAATTGTCAAAGGAAAAGGAAAAAGTTGACTTTGTAATTTTCTTAACGCCTCAAATTATCGAATCGCCTGAAGAAATGAGACACGCAACAATGAGAGCTGCCGGATTTGCGAGGGGCTTTGTGTCGCCTGATATGAATTTCGACGTGAATAAATTAATGCCTGACAACGCAAGACCGGATTTAACGAATATCGGAGCCAGTCCCGTAGAAGCTGATATTGACGCAAGATTTAGAGATATGTATCAGCGCAGTCTCAGGAGGAAGTAA